From Carassius gibelio isolate Cgi1373 ecotype wild population from Czech Republic chromosome B23, carGib1.2-hapl.c, whole genome shotgun sequence, the proteins below share one genomic window:
- the nhsa gene encoding actin remodeling regulator NHS isoform X2, producing the protein MPFAKRIVEPQWLCRRADADEEGLLFQDLCSFSNVALSRTLRQLSDLAKHACSLFQELEHELLATNLRVCALRDKMGRIQETTGALDPKQEAVPLSNLDIESKLSGHYQAPWHLQRNVFLPSTRPACVEELHRNAKQSLRALYRDQQQRQEVSERERRVTISISMAPPMPTYPSPHAHRRRQHRDRPLTMERTERDIETQTTQAQFQSTRSSSPTECCHFSPWSRKVVPPVDSDSEVVALGHWPKYPIPNVPSTLDKQTNWAGILPLPTPDEKMKTDSQIISSCIVPINVTGVGFDREASVRCSLVHSQSVLQRRRKLRRRKTITGIPRCVQQDFDSDESPVARERTVIVHTNPEICQEDLTLSRFSTKDSGCQTEESLIVGAAPSRRRIRSQRVQGVTVSLSHSTGNISSLPDNSDTMFTASVGSHLRSRSLPRKAGRMVDEGHDDSDEDDEEEDEEELSPFEAEDFLPVPGEHILKDDEESTDDQAIPEDQHNSLKFKQHAGSTEHDWIERGRSHLPRKADMGSCEISSSSDTFSSPIHSVSNAGVLTSQMDHKEDHQSSSGNWSGSSSTCPSQTSETIPPAASPPLTGSSHCDSELSLNAATNTNDDSTGFIIDPYPGDQSQDLRSHRTGSFTSTVTDMLDDAGVSTASEGEWSYPHYRHNMPCHPDFSPKHSRAENILECPSFASIATLESLTDRPPSEKADTTSHFSVDAEGYYTSMHFDCGLKGSKSFTYNYASVDQQQAEYGHQTNTLGRRSLSLSKPKVKPSPPKRSSSLRKISSHVGPPTDKIEPKNAVGQNKSMSSGERTQHVRLNGGSSSQLESEEPLGAWGVESSTEIPEVALFGATETHSFKDEGAVQSDYADLWLLNDLKSSDPYRSLSNSSTATGTTVIECIKSQESSESQTSQSGSRATTPSLPSVESEFRLPSPEKLVGLASPSSGYSSQSETPTSSLPSTFFPNAHPMSPTGGKRKPKVPERKSSLASLQQYSSKRDLELPIIPPSHLDLSALPNVSKPSIRKNQMHILHQSKQKAAASADTKRESLATSDSSDELAVTSPLAITPTVLRSVQLRSVGKSGEGSHDRPITDTATRPKCPTVTIITPPTHNKPHETRKPPPYRPLFTETSSQDNCESLFTPVDGLADKNIASHFGARNRYDRLAPSPLWSMTAFKAPSEQMNMDEVMSVNSREVSEEVSTSDNLFPQSSLEVEQIQPWKSEPNEGSPGQNGVGKRSDSLDQVPDIVNQRSETLQAYLISSAGEESVTSGVPTRSASQELVQEGSTPDTEDYFSKESTPSDPTVSPLTDESKTEDDSVFLSPSKSRTTEDLFAMIHRSKRKMLGRKDSGEKSVRSRLEVVSGNGSATNSATSPSTPNMPASPSTQTGAQKTPGPIYRSVKKSSTSNEEFKLLLLKKGSRSDSSYRMSATEILKSPVAPKSPGELLMEGSRPFEEPLSPLHQQLPEGTPEHMPSPFPKSYAEGYSPKAFPTSASTRQGRSRMPPAANSSRYSTRSRLYTAPMQAISEGETENSDGSPHDDRSS; encoded by the exons CACTGTCTAATCTGGACATTGAGAGCAAACTGAGTGGACATTATCAGGCTCCATGGCACCTGCAGAGAAATGTGTTCCTGCCATCGACTCGGCCCGCGTGTGTGGAAGAGCTGCATCGAAATGCCAAACAGAGCCTGCGGGCGTTGTACAGAG ACCAGCAGCAGAGGCAGGAGGTCAGCGAGAGAGAGCGCAGGGTGACCATTTCCATCTCCATGGCTCCGCCCATGCCCACCTACCCGTCGCCCCATGCCCACCGCAGACGCCAGCACAGAGACAGACCCCTCACCATG gaaaggacagagagagacatagaaactcagacaacacaagcacag TTCCAAAGCACCCGGTCCTCCTCCCCTACTGAGTGTTGTCATTTTTCCCCATGGAGCAGAAAG GTTGTTCCTCCAGTGGATTCTGATTCAGAGGTGGTGGCTTTGGGCCACTGGCCGAAGTATCCAATCCCGAACGTGCCCTCAACGCTGGACAAACAGACCAACTGGGCTGGAATCTTACCACTGCCAACCCCAGACGAGAAGATGAAGACGGACTCTCAAATCATCTCATCATGCATCGTTCCCATTAATGTAACAG GGGTTGGGTTCGACAGAGAGGCCAGTGTGCGCTGTTCACTAGTCCATTCTCAATCAGTGCTTCAACGGCGAAGGAAGCTAAGGAGACGGAAAACTATCACTGGCATTCCCAGATGCGTGCAGCAAGATTTTG aTTCTGATGAGTCTCCGGTGGCCAGAGAACGTACAGTGATAGTTCATACCAACCCTGAAATTTGCCAAGAGGATCTCACACTCTCTCGTTTCAGCACAAAGGACTCTGGTTGCCAGACAGAAGAATCCCTGATTGTTGGGGCAGCACCCTCACGTAGACGGATCAGATCACAAAGGGTGCAGGGTGTGACTGTGTCACTATCCCATTCCACAGGCAACATATCTTCTCTGCCTGACAACTCTGACACAATGTTCACCGCCTCAGTAGGCTCCCATCTGCGTTCTCGAAGCCTCCCGCGTAAGGCAGGGCGAATGGTGGACGAAGGCCATGATGAcagtgatgaggatgatgaggaggaggatgaggaagaacTGTCCCCGTTTGAGGCAGAGGATTTCCTACCAGTCCCAGGGGAACATATTCTAAAAGATGATGAAGAAAGCACTGATGACCAGGCAATCCCAGAGGACCAGCATAACAGTTTGAAATTCAAGCAGCATGCTGGAAGTACAGAACATGACTGGATAGAGAGGGGTCGATCCCATCTGCCTCGGAAAGCTGACATGGGTAGCTGTGAGATTTCCTCTAGTTCTGATACATTCAGTAGCCCCATTCACTCCGTTTCCAATGCTGGTGTGCTGACTAGCCAAATGGACCACAAGGAAGATCACCAATCCTCGAGCGGCAATTGGAGTGGTAGCAGTTCTACCTGTCCCTCCCAGACATCAGAGACCATTCCACCTGCAGCCTCACCTCCACTCACCGGATCATCCCACTGTGATTCAGAACTATCGCTGAATGCAGCTACCAATACTAATGATGACTCCACTGGCTTCATTATTGATCCATATCCTGGAGACCAATCACAAGACCTCCGTAGCCATAGGACAGGTTCATTTACTTCCACTGTGACTGACATGCTTGATGATGCTGGAGTCAGCACTGCCAGTGAGGGTGAGTGGAGCTATCCACATTACAGGCACAACATGCCTTGCCATCCCGACTTCAGTCCTAAGCACTCTAGGGCAGAGAACATCCTAGAATGCCCCAGTTTTGCTAGCATAGCCACTTTAGAAAGTTTAACAGATAGGCCACCATCTGAAAAGGCTGACACCACCTCACACTTTTCTGTAGATGCTGAGGGCTACTATACCTCCATGCACTTTGACTGTGGTCTTAAAGGTAGCAAAAGCTTCACATATAACTATGCATCTGTAGACCAGCAGCAGGCAGAGTATGGACATCAAACAAACACACTTGGGAGACGTAGTCTCTCTCTAAGTAAACCAAAGGTGAAGCCATCCCCACCAAAACGCAGCTCATCCTTGAGGAAAATAAGCAGCCATGTTGGACCTCCCACTGACAAGATCGAACCAAAGAATGCTGTTGGTCAGAACAAATCTATGTCTTCCGGTGAGAGAACACAGCATGTGCGGTTGAACGGAGGCTCCTCAAGTCAGCTCGAGAGTGAGGAGCCACTGGGGGCTTGGGGTGTTGAGAGTTCTACAGAAATTCCAGAAGTTGCTTTGTTTGGCGCCACAGAAACACATTCCTTCAAGGATGAGGGAGCTGTCCAGTCAGACTATGCAGATCTCTGGCTTCTTAATGACTTGAAATCCAGTGATCCTTACAGATCATTGTCAAATTCCAGCACAGCTACGGGTACCACTGTCATTGAATGCATTAAGTCACAGGAGAGCTCTGAGTCCCAGACTTCCCAGTCCGGATCTAGGGCCACCACTCCTTCATTACCATCGGTGGAAAGTGAGTTTAGATTGCCTTCACCAGAAAAGCTGGTAGGTCTAGCGTCACCTTCCAGTGGCTACTCAAGCCAGTCAGAGACACCAACATCATCTCTTCCGTCAACTTTCTTCCCAAATGCTCACCCAATGTCCCCTACTGGTGGCAAAAGGAAACCCAAAGTCCCAGAGAGGAAGTCCTCACTTGCTTCTTTGCAGCAGTACTCATCCAAAAGGGACCTTGAATTGCCCATCATACCTCCCTCCCATCTTGACCTAAGTGCCCTTCCCAATGTTAGCAAGCCTTCAATTCGCAAAAACCAGATGCACATCCTCCACCAGAGCAAACAAAAAGCAGCAGCTTCAGCAGATACCAAGCGTGAGAGTCTGGCAACTTCAGATTCTAGTGATGAGCTGGCAGTCACTAGTCCTTTGGCTATCACTCCTACAGTACTTCGTTCAGTTCAACTACGTTCAGTTGGCAAATCTGGAGAAGGGAGCCACGATCGACCTATAACTGATACTGCCACTAGGCCTAAGTGTCCCACTGTGACTATCATTACCCCACCTACTCACAATAAACCCCATGAAACTAGGAAACCTCCACCCTATAGACCCCTTTTCACAGAAACCTCCTCTCAGGACAATTGTGAATCACTGTTTACCCCAGTAGATGGACTAGCTGATAAGAATATAGCAAGCCATTTTGGTGCAAGAAATAGATATGACAGATTAGCCCCATCACCTCTTTGGAGCATGACTGCTTTTAAGGCCCCGTCTGAGCAGATGAACATGGATGAAGTGATGTCTGTGAATTCTCGAGAAGTTTCAGAAGAGGTGAGCACCTCAGACAATTTATTTCCTCAGAGTAGTCTGGAAGTGGAGCAAATCCAACCATGGAAATCTGAGCCAAATGAGGGAAGCCCTGGTCAGAATGGTGTAGGAAAGAGGTCAGATAGTCTTGACCAAGTGCCTGATATTGTCAATCAAAGATCAGAGACATTGCAAGCTTATCTAATCAGTAGTGCTGGAGAAGAATCTGTAACATCAGGTGTTCCAACCAGAAGTGCCTCACAGGAACTTGTACAGGAAGGATCAACACCAGACACAGAGGACTATTTCAGCAAAG AGTCAACACCAAGCGATCCAACTGTGTCCCCTCTGACAGACGAATCCAAAACTGAGGATGATAGTGTTTTCCTTTCACCAAGTAAAAGTCGCACAACAGAGGATCTCTTTGCCATGATTCACAG GTCAAAACGAAAAATGCTGGGCAGGAAAGATTCTGGAGAAAAGTCAGTGCGGAGCCGTTTAGAGGTTGTTTCTGGGAATGGCTCTGCTACTAATTCTGCAACCTCGCCAAGCACCCCAAACATGCCTGCAAGTCCATCTACTCAAACTGGGGCTCAGAAAACCCCAGGCCCAATTTACAGGAGTGTCAAAAAGTCCAGTACCTCAAATGAAGAGTTCAAATTGCTGCTGTTGAAAAAGGGAAGTAGGTCCGACTCCAGTTATCGCATGTCAGCCACAGAGATCCTTAAGAGCCCCGTTGCACCCAAAAGCCCCGGTGAGCTCCTGATGGAAGGTTCTAGACCATTTGAGGAGCCACTCTCTCCTTTACATCAGCAACTTCCAGAGGGAACTCCTGAGCACATGCCCAGCCCCTTTCCCAAATCATATGCTGAGGGCTATTCTCCAAAAGCTTTTCCCACATCTGCCTCAACTAGACAAGGTCGGTCAAGGATGCCGCCAGCTGCGAATAGCAGCCGCTACAGTACACGCAGTCGACTATACACTGCTCCCATGCAGGCCATATCAGAAGGGGAAACAGAAAACTCAGATGGAAGCCCACACGATGACCGTTCCTCCTGA